From the Magnetococcales bacterium genome, the window CGCGCCTTGTGACGCCATCGGGTGCGGCAGCCGACAGCGAGGGTATGAAGCAGTGGCATTTTTCATCAAGCGTCTGACAGTGGTGGGGCTTGGTCTCATTGGCGGTTCTTTGGCGCAGGCCCTGCGGGAGCAGGATCTGGTTGGAGAGGTGATCGGCGTGGCCCGGCGGCGGCGTACCCTGGAAAAAGGCCTGGATATGAAGGTCATCGACCGGGGTACGGTATCGGCGGCGGAAGGGGTGGTGGGAGCCAACCTGGTTCTGGTCTCCACGCCGGTTTGTTCCATCGTGCCCATGGTGGAGAGCTTTGCCCCGGCTTTGGCCAAGGGTGCCGTGGTGACCGATGCCGGGAGTGTCAAGGGGTCGATTGTGGAGCGGTGTGAGGCCTTGATGCCGGCCCACGCCCATTTTGTCGGGAGCCACCCCATTGCCGGACGGGAACACTCCGGCATCGACGCCTCGATTCCCAGTCTGTATCACGGCAGCCGGACCGTTCTGACGCCGACGCCCCAGACCCAACCTCAGGCCATCGAGTTTGTCCGCCTGGTTTGGGAGGCTGTGGGTTCCAAGGTGGAGATCATGGACCCCCACTACCATGATCGGGTGCTGGCCGCCACCAGCCATCTTCCGCATCTCATGGCCTACAACATCGTCAATACTCTCTCCGACCTGGAGGATGATTTGCGGGGGGAGGTGTTCCGTTTTGCTGCGAGCGGTTTTCGCGACTTTACCCGCATCGCCTCCTCGGATCCCACCATGTGGCGGGACATCTGCCTGGAAAACCGCGAGGCCATTGTGGAGATGTTGAACCGTTTCCGGGTCGATCTGGAACAGTTGACCAAGCGGGTCCAGGATGGGGATGCGGATGGTCTGTTTGGCAAGTTTGCCCGGGCCAAGGGGACAAGGGATCGGGTGTTGGCAGAGAACAAGTCGTTGCGGGGGGAGTCGTAAAAGTCGGAATAACAAGGGAGCTGAATCGGTAACTATTCAGCTCCCTTTCAAGAAAAGCTTGGATATGGAAGCATTTGTCAGGGCTTCGCCCCGAACCCCACCAGGACTCTGTCCTGGACCTGCCAGGGAGCCAGCCCCCTGGACCCCGATTCGTTGCCGGGTGGTGAATAGTCACCCTTTTTCAATCGTCTGTTTTGGAGGACCACGGCGTGGACGGAGATCGCGTGCAGGACAAGAAGGGGCGGGTGTTGCGCATGTCTCCGGGCGTTTCCTTGTCGGGCAAGGTCACACCGCCCGGTGATAAATCCATTTCGCACCGGGCGGTTATTTTCGGAGCCCTGGCCGAGGGGCGCACCGAGGTGGAAAACCTCTTGGAGGGGGAGGATGTTTTGCGCACTCTTGCCGCGTTTCGTGCCATGCAGGTGGATGTGCAGCAACGTGGTCCGGGGCGCTGGAGCATCGATGGTGTTGGTTTGGAAGGGTTGTCGGAGCCCGAAGATGTGTTGGATCTGGGTAATTCGGGCACGGCCATGCGTCTGCTGACCGGTTTGTTGGCTGCGCAGCCTTTTTTATCGATTTTGAATGGCGATGCCAGTTTGCGCCGACGCCCCATGGGTCGGGTGGTGGAACCTTTGCAGAGGATGGGGGCGCGCATTCATGGTCGTGATCATGGTCGTCTGGCGCCGCTGGTGATTCATGGTGGACCGGAGCTGTTGCCGATCGACTATCAGAGCCCTGTGGTTTCGGCCCAGGTCAAGAGTGCGATTTTGTTGGCTGGCATCAGTACTCCTGGCGTGACGAGTGTCAGCGAGACGGCGCCAACGCGAGACCACACGGAGCGCATGTTGTCGGCTTTTGGTGGAGAGGTGCAACGTGCGGGTCTGACGGTCAGTGTGGGGGGTTGGCCCACCTTGAAGGCGCAATCCATGCGGGTTCCCGGAGATTTTTCCGCAGCCGCCTTTCCTTTGGTGGCCTGTTTGTTGACACCGGGGTCGGAGATTCGTATCGCCAACGTAGGCGTCAACCCGACGCGCACCGGTTTGTTGGATATGTTGCTGGCCATGGGGGCGCACATCGAACGCATCGATGAGCGGTTGATGGGTGGGGAGCCGGTGGCGGATCTGGTGGTGCGGCACACACCTTTGCGCGGGATGGTCGTTCCCAGGGAGTGGGTGCCATTGGCCATTGATGAGCTGCCCATCTTCAGCGTGGCAGCGGCCTTGGCTGAGGGTGAGACGCTTTTGGAGGGGGCTGAGGAGTTGCGCGTCAAGGAGAGTGATCGGATTGCGGCCATGGTTGCCGGGTTATCGCGATTGGGGGCCCATGTCGAGGAGCGACCGGATGGGATGCGTATTGTCGGGCGTCCGCAGGGGATTCCTGGCGGGGCTACGGTGGACTCCTGGACCGATCATCGTGTGGCCATGAGTCTCCTGGTGGCGGGGTTGGTCAGCAAAAATCCGGTGACCGTGACCCGCTGTGACAACATTGCCACGTCGTTTCCTGGCTTTGTTGCCCTGATGCAGGGGTTGGGCGCTCCCTTGAGCGAGGGGTTTGGTTCCTGAAGGGCGCCCGAATCGGTAACGATTCACTACCCGGCAACATCGTTGCGTTTTCTTGTGATCATCCCTTGAACAGCAGTCCCAACGGAACCCTGTTGGCGGTTTTTTCTGTAACGGCTTTGGGCGGCAACCAATCCGGCTCCGCTGCCTGGACCAGACTGTCCACCAGTCGTGTGACGGCGTCCTGGGCGACATAGACCGCACTTTGCCGTTGCCAATAGCCGGATCCGGCCAGCGCTTGGCTGCCATGCCACAACACAAGACCATCATGGGCGCGGATCAATTGGACTCTGAGTCCGACGGTTGGATCTTCCCGCAGGCCATGTTGATAGGAGAATTCGGGGACACTGCCAAGCATCACGGCATCGACACCCAGCAATTGGGCAAAGTTGCGGGCCAGGGAGATGTCATCCAGGCGGTCCAGGTCCACCTTGCTGGCCAACAGAATGTGTTGAGTTTCCTTCTTGTCCTGGATTTTAAAAACTTTACGGTTTATCAACTCGTCGGCAATCAGTTGAGACATGGAGTGGCCAACGTCCGGATTATTACTGAAATTTTCAAAGGGGAGGACGGCCAGGGAAAAATCGTACTCCCTTGGCTTTTCTCCATCCAACTTCGTCTGGTGGTGACCCAAAAACGAACATCCTGCCAACAGACCAAAAAACATCATCAAAGACAAATAGCGACGAGCCCTTGGAACATTGTTGTTCTGGCGGAGTTTTCGGGAGCGTCTGTTGCCTCTTGGGCTGCGGATCTGACTTGGCATGGAGAATCCTTTACGCATGGAGTCACAAAAACTAATATTATAATGAATCCACCATTCCGCTGATAAAGCGCACGGAAAAAACAACACCGATCAACCGGATTCCCGGATTCCCGGTCTCCAGCCCAGAATGGGTAGGGAGGAGATCAAAAAAGAGCGGGGGAACCGCTCAGCGCCCCGAACCCGGAAAAAGCAAGATGCAAGCCAGAAGGGGGTTGTCTGGTGCAAGGACGGGATATGTGATGGGAATCACATGAGAAAACGGGCATTGTCCGTCTGGACCGGGTGAACAGGGATGGCCCCACGCGGTGAGCCTGGTGACGGGCTCATGACAATTTGGTGACAAAAATGGGGGGGCGTCCTGTTTCAAGTGGCCTTTATTGGTTGGGGTGATGTCATGTCGGGACACCAGTGTAGCCACTCTCTGGCTTCCAGGTGTTGACCGCGCAGGTGGGCGCTATGCCGGGAGGCCAGGTAGAGGAAGACGGGGACAATGGCGGCGGGTGTCGGGAGTGTGGTGGGATCCTCCCCTGGGAAAGCCTGGGCGCGCATGGTTGTGGCGGTGGCTCCCGGGTTGACGGAGTTGATTCGGATCGGTGTTGGCGCCAACTCTTCGCTCCAGGTTTCGGTCAGGTTGACCAGGGCGGCTTTGGAGGCGGCATAGGCCCCCCAATAGGCGCGTCCTTTGTGACCCACGCTGGAGGTGATGTTGATCACGGAGGCGGCGGCGGAGCGATGCAGCAAGGGCAGGAGTTCCCGGGTCAGGAAGAAGGGAGCGGTGACATTGACCCGGAACACGGTTTCCCAGAGCGGGGGCTCATAGGCCGCCAGGGGTGTCAGAACTCCAAGCTGCGCCGCCGCATGGACCAGGATATCCAGACGACCAAACCGTGCATGGATGTTTTGGACCACATCCGCCATGCGGTGCAGTTCCTTTTCCAGGTCCAACGGGACAATGACGGCTTGGTTTCCCTGCTGGAGAATGCGATCATGGGTTTTTTCCAGGGCTTTCTGGGACCGCCCGAGGAGCATGACGGTGGCGCCGGCTTCTGCATACGCCATGGCCACGGCCTGGCCGATACCGGAGCCGGCTCCGGTGACCAAGGCAATTTGTTGATCGAGCAGCATGACATTTCTCCCCGGTGCAGAGACATTGATGCCCATGTTGTTTCTCATGGGGCCGACAGCATCTGGCAAATCGGGCCTGGCCATGCACTTGGCGGCCCGTTTTTCTTTGGAGATCCTAAACGCCGATTCGGTCCAGGTCTACCGGGGAATGAATATTGGCGCTGCCAAGCCCACCATGGCGGACCAGGGGAGGACGCCTCATCACCTTTTGGACCTCGTGGAGCCGGATGAGCCTTTTTCGGCTGGTCGCTACCGTCGGCAAGCCATGGCTGTTGTGGCATCCTGTCATGCCCGTCGGGTGATTCCGGCATTTGTGGGTGGCAGTGGGCTCTATTTCCGGGCTGTGGAGCAGGGGTTGGCTCCGGTTCCGGAGATATCGGAGGAGGTTGTCCGGCGTTGGCGGGCGCGGGGAGAAGAGGAGGGGTGGGCCAGCCTGCATGAACGGTTGCAACAGGTGGATCCTCTTTTGGCGGACCGGATCTCACCGACGGATGCCCAACGCATTCTGCGTGGCCTGTCGGTATGGGAGGGAACTGGTCAACCGCTCTCTTTTTGGCAGCGGCAGCCGCATGCGCCCGTGGCCCATCGCATTCTGAAAATGGCCGTCTCCTGGCCACGGGATGCGCTGTATGCCCGGATTGACCAGCGTTTTGATCTGATGATGCAGCAAGGATTTTTGCAGGAGGTAGCTACATTGTGGCGTCGGGGATTCAGGCGCGACTTGCCGGCCATGAAGGCTGTCGGGTACCGGCAACTGCTTCGGCATCTGGATGGGGAGATCTCCCTGGCTGCCGCCGTGGAGTTGGGCAAACAGGAGAGCCGGAGATATGCCAAACGGCAACTGACCTGGTTGCGGCGGGAGGCCAACCTCCTCTGGTTGCCAGCCGGGACGGAGATGTTGACGCAGGCCGAAGAACATCTGAAAAACCAAAAAAAGGTGTAACGATTCACCATCCAGCCACGAATGGGGGTCCAGGGAGCCGGCCCCCTGGACCCCGATACCAAAAAACGATCACGGCTTTGGGTATACCCATTGCAAATGCGATTGCCCTGTCAGTCCCTCATCCATGTCTGGTCGCCTTCCTGAAAGTGGGGTATCCTGCCAGGCAGGAGTGGCCCAGTTTGCCATTCGCCATCTTCTCTTTTTCCGCTTGGGTATGAAGGACCAAAGTATCATGCAGAGTACCATCCGTGACACCGCGCCGGTGAACCTGGAAGAGATCGAGTTGCAACCTGCCTCCTGGGACATCTGGGACAAGAAATACCGGCTGAAGAGCAAGGATGGACGGACTCTGGATGCCGATCTGCCCGGCACCTGTCGCAGGGTGGCCCGGGCCTTGGCCGGTGTGGAACTTCCGGAGGTGCGCGCCCACTGGGAGGAGCGGTTTTTTTATGCCCTGATGCATGGGGCCATTCCTGCCGGGCGCATTGTTTCCAACGCCGGTGCGCAGGAGCACAAACCCGCCACGAGCACGATCAACTGCACGGTGGCGGGAGTCATCCAGGACTCCATGGATCATATTCTGCGTTCCGTCCATCAGGCGGGCCTGACCTTGAAGGCTGGGTGTGGCATCGGCTATGAATTTTCCACGTTGCGTCCGCGTGGCGCTTTTGTGGCGGGGGCCGGGGCCAGCACGTCGGGTCCGCTCTCCTTCATGGACATTTTTGACGCCATGTGCCGCACCATCTCGTCGGCGGGTGGCCGTCGCGGGGCGCAGATGGCTACCTTCGATATCTCCCATCCTGACGTTTTGGATTTCATTCGCGCCAAGCGCGAAGATGGTCGGTTGCGGCAGTTCAACCTCTCCTGTTTGATCACCCAACCCTTCATGGAGGCGGTGAAGAGCAACCTGGATTGGGAGCTTTTGTTTCCTGCCAACCGGTTTGAACTGGATGATCCCACCACTGAAATCGTCTATCGCCCCTGGCCGATCACGGAGGGGTACAGGACCAACGATGCCGGAGAGGTGGCCTGCCGGGTATGGCGCCGTCTGCCGGCCCGCCGCCTGTGGGACATGATCATCACCTCCAACTACGATTTCGCCGAGCCGGGGTTCATTCTGATCGACAATGTCAACGAGATGAACAACAACTGGTTTGCCGAAACCATCCGGACCACCAACCCTTGCGGTGAACAGCCTCTTCCACCGCACGGGGCTTGTTTGTTGGGATCGGTCAATCTGGCCAAGTTTGTCAAAAATCCGTTTACGCCCAAGGCTGCCTTCGATTGGGAGCGGTATCGGGAGGTGGTGCGCATCTTTACCCGCATGATGGACAATGTGGTGGAGTTGCACGGTCTGCCTCTGGCGGAACAGGCCGAGGAGATTCGCCGCAAACGGCGCCATGGCATGGGTTTTCTCGGACTGGGTTCGGCCATGACCCTGATGGGTATGAAATATGGCGATGCCAAATCTCTGGCATTCACCGAACAGGTTGCCCGGGAGATGGCCATCGTCGGTTGGGAAGTGGGTGTCGAGCTGGGGCAGGAAAAAGGGGTGGCCCCCATCATGGAGGAGATGTTTACCATCGACAACAAGATGGTGGCACGGCGCCCGGAGCTGTTGCGCGATGGCCACCAAGTGGGAGACCGTCTTCCCGGCAAGGTGTTGTTGGGGCGTTACAGCCGTTATCTTGTGCAATTTCCCGCAGCCTTGCGGGAACGGATCGCCCGGGATGGATGCCGTTTCACCCACCATACTTCCATCGCTCCGACCGGCACCATCGCTCTCTCCCTGGGCAACAATGTTTCCAACGGCATCGAACCCAGTTTTGCCCATCGTTACAGCCGTAACATCATTCGGGAAGGGCGTAAAACCAAAGAAAAAATCGACGTGCTTTCGTTCGAGCTCCTGGCCTATCGCAACCTGGTCTATGCCGATGCCGATCCCTACGCCACAGAAACGGCACGGCGTTTGCCAGATATTTTCGTGGACAGCGGAAGCATCTCCCCGCGAGCGCATGTGGAGATCCAGGCCGCCGCCCAGAAATGGATCGACTCGTCGATCTCCAAAACCATCAACGTGCCTACGGATTGCCCGTTTGAGGATTTCAAGGAGATCTACCTTTACGCCTACGAAAAAGGGCTGAAAGGTTGCACCACGTTTCGCTTCAATCCCGAGGCGTTCCAGGGGGTCATGGTCAAGGATGACGATCTGGCCAAGACCGTCTACCGGTTCACCCTGGAGGATGGCACCTGGATGGAGCTGAAGGGGAATGAGGATGTCGAATACGACGGCGAGATCCACTCGGCAGCCAACCTGTTCGATGCCCTGAAAGAGGGGTACTACGGGCGGCTTTGAACGGTGCATGTTTTCCAAACCCTGCGTCTTTTTTGAGGATCTCCATGGTCACCCGGATTGAAAAGAAGATTGTCGGCTTTGAAGTGGCAACCGAAGAGCCGGAGAAACATCGCGAGGGGCAGGATGCCGCACGCAGCGGCCCTTCCGACAAGGTGATCCAGTTACTTCCCTTGTTGCAACGTCCGGAAGAGCTGGAAGGGGTGACCTATAAGGTGACCACCCCCATGTCCGAGCATGCGCTTTACATTACCATCAACGACATTGTCGTGGCTGTTGGGACGGAGAACGAACATCGTCGGCCCTTTGAGATTTTCATCAATTCCAAGAACATGGAAAATTTTGCCTGGATCGTGGCATTGACCCGGGTCATCTCGGCGGTTTTTCGGCATGCAGGCAGCGTGACCTTTCTGGTGGAGGAGTTGCGGTCGGTCTTCGATCCCCGGGGCGGCTATTTCAAGCCGGGCGGAAAATACATGCCCAGCCTGGTAGCCGAAATTGGCGAGTGCATCGAAAAACACCTCATCGACATCGGTTTGATCCGGGTTCCGGATCTCTCTCCAGACCTGCTGGCCAAGCGGCAACTGGCCAAGACCGAGGGGATTTCCAGCAATACCCAGTGTCCCAAGTGCAACCAGTTTGCCGTCGTGCGCCTGGATGGTTGTGAAACTTGTCTGGAGTGCGGGTATTCCAAGTGTGGTTAGGCAGGGGGTCCATATGCAGGCAGGGATGATGGCCTATGCTGTCGTCCTGATTCAACCTGAGGGTTTCAAGCATGCGGCTGCCTTGCAGGAGGTGGCCGAGTGCGTGTTTTATGGTCTTCAGGAACTTGTCTTGACCTGTGTTTGGTCTGTCAATAAATTTTTGCCGGATCATGTCAATATCGTTATTGGCGGACACCTCCTTGATGAGGGGTCCATCCGTTTGCTTCCCCCGCACGTCATTCTCTATAACATGGAGGTCGTTGACAGCCGATCCACCCTGATGAGCGAGCGGTATGTGCATCTTTTGCGACGGTATCCGGTGTGGGATTACAGTGAGGATAACGTTGCCCAATTGAAGGAGATGGGTGTTACGGATGCCAGGTTTGTAAAGCTTGGATATGCTGATCGGTTGACGCGCATTCCGTATAATGAAAATAAAGATATTGATGTGTTGTTCTATGGCAGCATCAACGAGGCAAGGGGATGCATCCTCACTGAGCTGAAACGGGCAGGTTTGGTTGTTAAAGTTCTTTACGGAATTTATGGAGACGAGCGGGACAAGCTGATTGCCCGATCCAAAGTCATCCTGAATATGCACTTTCACAAGGCACAGATATTTGAGATGGCCAGGGTATTTTATCTTTTGTCCAACCAGCAGGCTGTGGTGGCGGAGATCAACCCGGAGACCAGGATTGACGAGGCGATTGTCGAGGCTGTACGGGGTGTTCCCTTTGATCAGCTTGTGGATGTAACCATGGCTCTGGTGCAAGATGCGGAGAGACGAACCGCCCTGGCCAAAAAGGGGATGGAGATCATGCAGCGGCAGCGGGAATCCGCCATTCTTGCCCAGGCCCTGGGCAGGCCGCTTCCGGCTGCGTTTTCTTTCGGCAATCTGCCTGGCACACTGAATCTGGGCAGCGGCAAGGATTGGCATCCGCAGGCGTTGAATGTGGATATCAATCCCATGTGGTTGCCGGATATTCGGGTTGATTTTGGTCGATCACTTCCTTTTGGGGAGGTGGCCGTTGCACCCCGATTTGGGGAGTTTGTGTGGCGCGAAAACATGTTCGACACGATTGTGGCCCACGATGTTTTGGAGCACATTCCCGACCTGACCGTTGCCATGAGCAACTGTTTGCGCCTGTTGCGTCCAGGTGGCGTCATGCATATCCAGGTTCCGTATGATTTGTCCCTGGGGGCTTGGCAGGATCCGACCCATGTGCGTGCGTTCAATGAAAACAGTTGGCTCTATTA encodes:
- a CDS encoding prephenate dehydrogenase/arogenate dehydrogenase family protein, with translation MAFFIKRLTVVGLGLIGGSLAQALREQDLVGEVIGVARRRRTLEKGLDMKVIDRGTVSAAEGVVGANLVLVSTPVCSIVPMVESFAPALAKGAVVTDAGSVKGSIVERCEALMPAHAHFVGSHPIAGREHSGIDASIPSLYHGSRTVLTPTPQTQPQAIEFVRLVWEAVGSKVEIMDPHYHDRVLAATSHLPHLMAYNIVNTLSDLEDDLRGEVFRFAASGFRDFTRIASSDPTMWRDICLENREAIVEMLNRFRVDLEQLTKRVQDGDADGLFGKFARAKGTRDRVLAENKSLRGES
- the aroA gene encoding 3-phosphoshikimate 1-carboxyvinyltransferase, producing the protein MSPGVSLSGKVTPPGDKSISHRAVIFGALAEGRTEVENLLEGEDVLRTLAAFRAMQVDVQQRGPGRWSIDGVGLEGLSEPEDVLDLGNSGTAMRLLTGLLAAQPFLSILNGDASLRRRPMGRVVEPLQRMGARIHGRDHGRLAPLVIHGGPELLPIDYQSPVVSAQVKSAILLAGISTPGVTSVSETAPTRDHTERMLSAFGGEVQRAGLTVSVGGWPTLKAQSMRVPGDFSAAAFPLVACLLTPGSEIRIANVGVNPTRTGLLDMLLAMGAHIERIDERLMGGEPVADLVVRHTPLRGMVVPREWVPLAIDELPIFSVAAALAEGETLLEGAEELRVKESDRIAAMVAGLSRLGAHVEERPDGMRIVGRPQGIPGGATVDSWTDHRVAMSLLVAGLVSKNPVTVTRCDNIATSFPGFVALMQGLGAPLSEGFGS
- a CDS encoding methyltransferase domain-containing protein, which encodes MQAGMMAYAVVLIQPEGFKHAAALQEVAECVFYGLQELVLTCVWSVNKFLPDHVNIVIGGHLLDEGSIRLLPPHVILYNMEVVDSRSTLMSERYVHLLRRYPVWDYSEDNVAQLKEMGVTDARFVKLGYADRLTRIPYNENKDIDVLFYGSINEARGCILTELKRAGLVVKVLYGIYGDERDKLIARSKVILNMHFHKAQIFEMARVFYLLSNQQAVVAEINPETRIDEAIVEAVRGVPFDQLVDVTMALVQDAERRTALAKKGMEIMQRQRESAILAQALGRPLPAAFSFGNLPGTLNLGSGKDWHPQALNVDINPMWLPDIRVDFGRSLPFGEVAVAPRFGEFVWRENMFDTIVAHDVLEHIPDLTVAMSNCLRLLRPGGVMHIQVPYDLSLGAWQDPTHVRAFNENSWLYYTSWHWYLGWDEARFDIVSTLEFVPSAYGRQLHDRGVSIDDMARMPRAIDAMSITLRKRYLLQSERVMEQHVAQVRMRGGGKTEGLS
- the miaA gene encoding tRNA (adenosine(37)-N6)-dimethylallyltransferase MiaA, yielding MTFLPGAETLMPMLFLMGPTASGKSGLAMHLAARFSLEILNADSVQVYRGMNIGAAKPTMADQGRTPHHLLDLVEPDEPFSAGRYRRQAMAVVASCHARRVIPAFVGGSGLYFRAVEQGLAPVPEISEEVVRRWRARGEEEGWASLHERLQQVDPLLADRISPTDAQRILRGLSVWEGTGQPLSFWQRQPHAPVAHRILKMAVSWPRDALYARIDQRFDLMMQQGFLQEVATLWRRGFRRDLPAMKAVGYRQLLRHLDGEISLAAAVELGKQESRRYAKRQLTWLRREANLLWLPAGTEMLTQAEEHLKNQKKV
- a CDS encoding TSCPD domain-containing protein; the protein is MVTRIEKKIVGFEVATEEPEKHREGQDAARSGPSDKVIQLLPLLQRPEELEGVTYKVTTPMSEHALYITINDIVVAVGTENEHRRPFEIFINSKNMENFAWIVALTRVISAVFRHAGSVTFLVEELRSVFDPRGGYFKPGGKYMPSLVAEIGECIEKHLIDIGLIRVPDLSPDLLAKRQLAKTEGISSNTQCPKCNQFAVVRLDGCETCLECGYSKCG
- a CDS encoding adenosylcobalamin-dependent ribonucleoside-diphosphate reductase codes for the protein MQSTIRDTAPVNLEEIELQPASWDIWDKKYRLKSKDGRTLDADLPGTCRRVARALAGVELPEVRAHWEERFFYALMHGAIPAGRIVSNAGAQEHKPATSTINCTVAGVIQDSMDHILRSVHQAGLTLKAGCGIGYEFSTLRPRGAFVAGAGASTSGPLSFMDIFDAMCRTISSAGGRRGAQMATFDISHPDVLDFIRAKREDGRLRQFNLSCLITQPFMEAVKSNLDWELLFPANRFELDDPTTEIVYRPWPITEGYRTNDAGEVACRVWRRLPARRLWDMIITSNYDFAEPGFILIDNVNEMNNNWFAETIRTTNPCGEQPLPPHGACLLGSVNLAKFVKNPFTPKAAFDWERYREVVRIFTRMMDNVVELHGLPLAEQAEEIRRKRRHGMGFLGLGSAMTLMGMKYGDAKSLAFTEQVAREMAIVGWEVGVELGQEKGVAPIMEEMFTIDNKMVARRPELLRDGHQVGDRLPGKVLLGRYSRYLVQFPAALRERIARDGCRFTHHTSIAPTGTIALSLGNNVSNGIEPSFAHRYSRNIIREGRKTKEKIDVLSFELLAYRNLVYADADPYATETARRLPDIFVDSGSISPRAHVEIQAAAQKWIDSSISKTINVPTDCPFEDFKEIYLYAYEKGLKGCTTFRFNPEAFQGVMVKDDDLAKTVYRFTLEDGTWMELKGNEDVEYDGEIHSAANLFDALKEGYYGRL
- a CDS encoding SDR family NAD(P)-dependent oxidoreductase is translated as MLLDQQIALVTGAGSGIGQAVAMAYAEAGATVMLLGRSQKALEKTHDRILQQGNQAVIVPLDLEKELHRMADVVQNIHARFGRLDILVHAAAQLGVLTPLAAYEPPLWETVFRVNVTAPFFLTRELLPLLHRSAAASVINITSSVGHKGRAYWGAYAASKAALVNLTETWSEELAPTPIRINSVNPGATATTMRAQAFPGEDPTTLPTPAAIVPVFLYLASRHSAHLRGQHLEAREWLHWCPDMTSPQPIKAT